In Lentibacillus sp. JNUCC-1, the genomic window GCATCTTCAATTTGTTCTGCAATCTCTTCTTCGCCTGTCTCCAGCATTTGTTTAATGTTTTCAATTCTTTTCTGTTTGGAGTGCTGATCCTGCTGAAGCTGTTCTAAATATGCCTGTTCTTTCTGCACAGTTTCTGCCAGTTCATGCACTTGTTTAACTGAGTACGCTTTATCTTTTTCAAGTTTACTTTTGTTTTCTGTAAAATGTTTAAGACGTTCCTGAAGGACTTGTTTCTTTCCCTCATATTGTTCCAGCTTTTGTGTGAGGGTGATCAAGTCATCTTGAAGCCGGTCAATTTGTGTGTCCTTTTCGCTGATGGCAGATTGTTCTTTTTCCAGTTCTGCTTCTCGCTTTTGGATGGCGGTGGATAATGCCACCTCTTCATGCTTCAGTGCATCCGTTTTTTTAAGAAGGATCTGCCAGGTTTCGTTAAAAGATTCTATTTCCGTTACCAATAAGGAAACTTCTTTATCATCTAATTCCTTTTTGCAGGTTAAGTACCTTTGGGCTTTATCGGCCTGCTCCTGCAGTGGATTAATTTGCTGTTCAATTTCATGAATAATATCCTCAACACGATTCAGGTTATCTCGTGTTTCATTCAATTTAAACTCTGCTTGTCTTTTACGCTGCTTATACTTTAATACGCCCGCAGCTTCTTCAAAGATTACGCGTCTTTCATCTGCTTTGGAACTTAATATTTCTTCAACTTTTCCTTGGCTTATAATGGAGAATGCTTCACGACCAAGACCGGAGTCCATAAACAAATCAACAATATCTTTCAAACGGCACGATTGTTTATTTATATAAAACTCACTTTCTCCTGAGCGATACACCCGTCGTGTGATACTTACTTCATGATAGTCAAGAGGCAAACCGTGGTCACTGTTATCCATAACGAGTGTTACTTCTGCCACGTTTAATGCTTTACGACTGTCACTGCCTTGAAAAATAACATCCTGCATTTTGGAGCCACGCAATGATTTAGCTGATTGTTCGCCGAGAACCCATCTGATGGCATCGGTAATGTTACTTTTGCCGCTTCCATTAGGGCCACAACAGCAGTAACCCCAGGGACAAATTCAACATTGATCCGTTCTGCAAAAGATTTGAACCCAGCGCTTTCCAAACGTTTTAAATACATACACATTCTCCTAGTTGCGTGGTTAAGCAACCATACAACACTTGGTATTTTACCGCATTTATTTTATCATATATTTAACAACAAAAGAAGTATGGTCCGGCCGTACACGTTGTAATCTATAAAAAGCGAGGAGAAGTCACGTGAATCTTGAACAACCGACTGAAGAAAATCTGAAATATATTCTGGAGGATTTAACAGAACGTCTTGGTGTCGTAAACCGATCACTTATGGATCATGAAGACTACGACTTGGACAAGTATGATGAGTTGAAAATGATGTACGACATGATTAAGCAAAAAGGACAATTAAGCGCCCCTGAAACACAAGCATTCATTAGCGAATTAAGATCCGTACGTAAAGTTTAATAACTAGAGAGAACAACCGGCAGCCCCAATCACAACGCCGGTTGTTCTTCGTTAAAAGCCGTTTACGTACTAACCATTGCTACTTTTTGTTGCGTAGTTTAAGTAAACTGCGAACTAAAAAGCATAGTAGGTCAAAACCCATCAATGTATATAAGAGCACCGTGATTTGCGCTCCGGGAAGTCGCTTTCCGCGGGCACGGCCTCAGCCTCCTCGCTCGCAAAGACCGCTCGCTGTGGGGTCTTCGGACTCGTGCTGTTCCCGCAGGAGTCGACTTCCCTCCGCTCCAACCACTCTATGTTAATCAGTGTTTGAACTGTTTGCTCACAAAAGCAAAAGAAATGATAAACACTCCTTACCAAGCTCGGGGAAAACACGGAGACTCCTGTGGGAGGAAAAGCCTCGGTGAGACCCCGGAGGTCGATAGACCGAGGAGGCTCAGCAGCGCCCACTGGACGCGGAGTGTTTTCCCCGAGCGGTTGTAAGAAGCAGTCATTTCGAGTTTTCACTGGTTCGCAGTTTGTGTCGACTGTGTGTTAAGTGTTTTAACTGTAAAGTCTTGTTTATAGGGTCATTGAAAAGCGTCGAGGGCTTGTTTGGCGGCTCTTTGTTCAGATTCTTTTTTTGACCGTCCTGTACCCGTTCCAGCCAGATTATCGTTGATCATAACTTGGGTTACGAATTCACGATTATGTGAAGGGCCTTTCTCATCAATAATCTTGTAGGAAACAGTTTGATGCTTGTCTTGTTGCACCACCTCCTGCAACTGACTTTTATAATCCATCACATGCGAAAAAGCACCTGTATTGATTTCCGGAAATACATGGGTCTCCAAAACCTCAAGCGCCACAGAAAAGCCCTGATCAAGATATAAAGCCCCAAGAAATGCTTCAAATGCGTCCGCCAGAAGTGCTGGTCTGTTTCGACCACCGGACTGTTCCTCTCCTTTTCCTAGAAGAATATATTCGCCGAGATTTAATTTTTGGGCAAAGCTTACCAGTGATGCTTCACACACAATAGCTGCCCGCAATTTTGTTAATTGTCCTTCAGGCATCTTTTTGTTTTCTCTGTATAGAAACTGGCTGACCCCAAGTTCAAGTACAGCATCCCCTAAAAACTCCAGCCGCTCATTATCCGCGACATGGGCATCACGATGCTCATTCACATATGATGAATGTGTAAAAGCTTGTTTAATCAATGATTGATCCTTAAATTTAATATTCATCCGTTCTTCAAACTGTTGAATGTTCATCTGTTTCACCTCCTTAGTTTAGGATATATAGAAAGCCCCGCTTACAGCGAGGGCTTCCCGGTATTAGGATTGAGTGCTGTTTATGTAATTCACAGCGTCCCCAACCGTATTAATTTTTTCTGCCTCTTCATCGGCAATTTCCATATCAAATTCATCTTCAAGTTCCATAACGAGTTCAACGACATCCAATGAATCAGCTTCAAGATCATCTTTAAAAGAAGCTTCCATTTTCACCTTTGACTCTTCAACGTCGAGTTGCTCGACGATAATGTTTTTGACACGTTCAAATACGTCTGCCATGTTGTCACCTCCCTTCAAAGGGTGTGTTGCCCCTCATTAACTCACATGACCATGCCGCCGTCAATATGAATCGTCTGACCAGTTACATAATCTGCATCCTCTGAGGCAAGAAAACGGACAATATTTGCAACGTCTTCGGGTTTTCCAAGTTTGTTCAGCGGAATGAGAGACAGGATATTGTTACGCTGCTCCTCTGTTAATTCATCCGTCATGTCTGTGGCAATGAAACCTGGTGCAACAGCATTAACATGAATATTTCTAGAAGCAAGCTCTTGGGCTGTCGTTTTGGTTAAGCCGATCACTCCGGCTTTGGCAGCTACATAGTTGGCTTGTCCAGGATTCCCGCTTACCCCCACGATCGAAGCAACATTTATTATTTTACCGCTTCGTTGCTTCATCATTTGCCGAGTAACGGCTTTGGTACATAGAAATACCCCTTTGAGATTGGTATTAATCACACTATCGAAGTCTGCTTCTTTCATACGCATAATAATATTGTCTTTCGTAATGCCCGCGTTATTCACCAGGATATCGAGGCTTCCAAATTCAGTCGTAACTGCTTTAACCATCTCTTTAACAGAGGTTTCATTGGTCACATCCGCCTGAATTTTAAAAGATGACCGCCCCAGTGAGTGAATTTCATCCACCACAGCTTGAGCTTTTTCGGCATTGCCAGCGAAATTCACGGCAACATTGGCGCCTTGGCGTGCCAACTCAAGCGCAATTGCCCGTCCGATACCGCGTGAAGCGCCGGTTACGAGTGCACTCTTACCTGTAAGCATTAATCCGCCCCTTATACCACTCCAGAAATTTATTCAATGACTCTACATCTTGAATAGGAAAAGTTGGAATACTGCGATCTATTTTCTTAACAAGGCCGCTTAAAACCTTGCCATTGCCTACCTCGACAAAAGCGTCTGTCCCCTGCTCAATCATATTTCTGACTGATTGCTCAAACCGTACTGGCGAATACAATTGTTTAACCAGTAAGTCTTTAATCGTATCTTGAGCTGTAACGGGTTCGGCAGTGACATTTGCGTAAACAGGAATTTGGGCATCCCGAATGGACACATCATTTAATTCCTCTGAGAAAGCTGCATTTGCCTGTTTCATAAGACGCGAGTGAAACGGTCCGCTGACATTAAGTTTCATTACCCGTTTGGCACCCTGTGATTTCAGCTGTTCTGAGGCCTTGTCAATCCCTTCTTTTGTGCCTGAAATGACAATCTGGCCAGGACAATTGTAATTGGCGATATCCACAATTTCCTCTCCAATTCCTTCAAGAACCTGTATGACTTTAGATTCTTCAAGACCAAGTACTGCGGCCATTGCCCCCTTGCCATTCGGAAAAGCGTCTTCCATAAGCTGTCCTCTGCGTTTCACTAATGGCAATGCATCCTGAAGTGATAAAGCACCGGAAGCGACAAGTGCACTGTATTCCCCAAGACTATGGCCAGCTGTCATGACGGGCTGCACGCCTTCACTAAGCAAAATTGTGTGTGCTGCGACACTTGAAAGCAGCAGTGCTGGCTGGGCATGTTCTGTTTCAGTTAACGTCTCCTCGGGACCCTGAAACATCAGCTCAGACAGGTCATATCCCAGCATCTCATCTGCCTCATTATATATGTGCTTTACATCAGGGTATGCTTCATAAAGTGCTTGTCCCATCCCGACTTTTTGTGACCCTTGGCCGGGAAATAAGAACGCTGCTCGTTTCATTCATCTGCCTCCTCATCAACATTCAAAGTTTTAATGGTCTGTTCAATCGTTTCTGTGACTTGATGATCCACCATGTGGCACGCCTGTTTAATAGCATTGTACACAGCCCGTCGATCTGATGATCCATGAGCCTTAATCACAGGGGCCGCGAGTCCAAACAAACCCGCACCTCCGTACTCAGAATAATCCATTTTACTCTTTAAACCTTTTAGATCATTTTTAACCAATCCCGCAGCGAGTTTGGTTTTTACAGATGACATAAAAGTTTCTTTAAGCATTGAGAAAACTGTCATGGCTGTTCCTTCAAGTGTCTTCAAAGCAACATTACCAGTAAAGCCATCAGTTACCACTACATCAGCTGCACCGTTCAATATGTCTCTTGCTTCTACATTCCCTATAAAATTAACAGGGGCTGCTTCCAGCAAGGAAAACGCCTTTTTTGTCATAGTGCTGCCTTTGCCGCTTTCCGTACCAACATTCAATAACCCGATTGTAGGTTGAGAGATGCCCCGGACATTTTCAGCGTAAACGGACCCCATAATGGCATATTGTACCAGGTGTTCAGCTTTGGCATCAACATTCGCCCCACGTCCAAAAACAAGAACCCTTTTCCATCGGCAGTTGGCAAAGTCGGACTGAGCGCAGGACGGGCTATTCCAGGAAGACGCCCGACAATAAACAAGCCTGCGCTCATTAAAGCGCCTGTATTGCCAGCAGACACACACGCATCGGCTCGTTTTTCTTTTACTTCGTTTGCCATAAGCACCATAGAAGCTTGTTTCTTTCGTCTGACGGCTCTGACAGGTTCATCTTCTGCTGTAATAACTTCATCAGTATGTATGATGTCTATACGTGATGTAGATTCAGGGACAAGCGGTTTTATTTTCGTTTCGTCTCCGATCAGGGTGATGTGCAATTGTTCATGATCCGATACGGCATCAAGAGCGCCAAGCACAATTTGTTCAGGGGCATGATCACCGCCCATGGCATCAATAGCCAGTTTCATGAGAAGACTCTCCTTTTTGTTCGTTTGAACGAAACATATTAAATATACCGGAAAAAACCGGCTCTTGAGCCACAAAGCTGTTGACATGTACTATAGTATGTCCTTTAGAGCTCTGACCTTTAACAACGGCTTTTGCAACTACTTTTTCACCTTCTACAACCTGACGCATAAACGTCAGATCACTTTTGGCTGTCAATGCCAGTTCGTCATTCATTACGGCAACGGCAAGTGAATTTGCTTGAGCAAACAAATGATGACCTCTAGCAATGTTATTTCTGGAAAACACGTGTTCATGCTTAATTTCCAAAATAGAAATGGCCCGTTTATCCAGTTCCAAGTCAACAATTTCTCCGATCACTTCTTCAAGTGGAAGAGCTCTGACAGTTTCATTCCATTGATTCTTGGCAACCGTTTTAATCCTTTCCCGCAACTCGGGAATAGACAATTCCATTCGGTCAAGTCGAATGGTTTGTATACTGACTTGAAACTTTCTAGCTAAATCTTCATCTGTGATGAACGGTGTTATTTCTATTGTTTCAATCAGTAATTCCTGGCGTTTAGGTTTACTCAGCTTCATGCAACATCATCCGTCCACTCTCTTTTCTTATAAATAATTATATGAGATTAAGACTAGATACTAATAGTAGTATATTATATCAATTTTAATTATACAAGCAGGATTTAATCCATTTTTTCTTTAAAAGCAGACTCCCTTTTAATCTCTTCAGCTAACGAAGCATAGTTAGGATCTGTCTCAAGGGAATTGTTTTGTATGATTTCGGATGCATCAGCTCGAGCGGTCTCTAAAGCACGGTAGTCATGAACCATATCTGCTACCTTAAATTCCGGCATGCCACTTTGTTTGGTGCCAAAAAAGTCTCCAGGGCCTCTTAGCTTAAGATCCTGTTCAGCCAACTCAAATCCATCAGTTGTTGTAGTCATGATACGCATACGCTCTTTACCGACTTCACCTTTAGGGTCAGCAATCAGAATACAATAACTTTGGTTATTTCCCCGGCCAACGCGACCTCTAAGTTGATGAAGCTGAGATAAACCGAATCGCTCAGCATCATATATCACCATGATGGTAGCATTCGGAACATTTACCCCTACTTCAATGACTGTGGTTGAAACAAGCACCTGAATTCGATTAGCACTAAAGTCTTTCATCATCTGCTCTTTTTCATCAGTGGGCAGCCTTCCGTGTAAAAGCCCTACTTGAATGTTTCCAGGAAAAAACGTCTCCATTTGGTGATGAAGGTCCACAGCGTTTTGGATATCTAATTTATCAGATTCTTCTATAAGCGGACATACAACATAAGCTTGTTCACCATTTGTTACATGCTTTTCAATAAAAGACAAAACACGGGGAAACTGGCGTTCTGTTGCCCAGTGTGTTTCAACTGGTTTACGCCCTGAAGGTAATTCATCAATAATCGATACATCCATGTCTCCAAATGCAGTGATCGCCAATGTTCGTGGGATTGGAGTAGCTGTCATGAATAAAACATCAGGATTCATGCCTTTATCTCTTAAAGTGCGTCGCTGATTGACCCCAAAACGATGTTGTTCATCAACAATGACAAGACCGAGGTCGGAGAAATGGACATTATCCTGTATTAGTGCATGGGTGCCTATGACAATATCCACGTCGTGAGCATTGATGGCTGTTTCAATTTCCTTACGGGGCTTTCCTTTAACAGAACCCGTTAACAATACAATCCTGGCTCGGTCCTCAAACAAATTCATGAGAGACAGGTAATGCTGTTCAGCAAGTATTTCAGTTGGTACCATAAAGGCGCATTGTTTGCCAGCTGTAACGGTGGCATATATTGAAATCGCAGCTACGGCAGTTTTGCCCGAGCCAACGTCCCCTTGCAGTAAACGGTTCATCCTAAATGGGGATGCCATATCTTTCAATATATGGCGAAGAACTTTTTCCTGGGCCTGTGTGAGTTTAAACGGAAAGGTATTGACAAATGAACTGACTTCATCCTTATCAAATACCTGGCTTATGCCTCCTTCAGCTTCACGTGTCATTTTCTTATAGACTTGCATTTTCAGCTGGAATAACAGAAATTCCTCATACACGAACCGACGGCGGGCATGTTTGAGCTTGAAGCGGCTCTCAGGAAAGTGCATTGTTTTGAGTGCTTCATGTCTGACAGGCAGTTTGTAGTTTTGCAAATAGGAAGCCGGAAGCAGCTCAGAGACTTCTTTTTCATAAACTTTGAGAGCATTCTTTATGGTTTTTTTCAAAACATTGCTCGTGATATCACCCTTAATGGAATATATCGGGTGTATGGCAGCGTCCTGATCGTACCGCCCTTTTTTATATGTATTAACCGTAATTTGCAAACGATTGGAATCCCACTTCCCTGTGAGAGTGACAACATCTCCTGCATTCAAATGTTTTTTGGCAAATGCCCTGTTGAACATAACAGCTTTAATAGAGATCCCTTCAACTTCAACGTTAAACATAAGCCGTGATTTATTGCGGGAGAAAAAAGTAAGGGAAGGGTCATAGACCACAGTTCCCTCTATCGTCACTTTATCTCCGTGGATAAGTTCTGAGATCGGTTTAACCTCAAACACGTCATATCGATACGGGAAATAAAACAACAGATCTTCAATGGTTTCAATGTGCAGCATTTGGAGATCTTCAGCCAGTTTTTCACCGACACCTTTTATTTGCTGTACGGATGCATTCAACATATTAGATCCCCTCTTTTAACCGATTGCTCCAAATATCTTATCCTTAAGCAAGCGTCCTGTTGGTGTATCGGCAAGACCACCTTCGCCAGTTTCTCGTAAACTTGAAGGCATTTGTTTTCCGATTTTGTACATAGCACCAATTACTTCATCACAAGGGATCGTACTTGTGACCCCTGCCAGTGCCATATCAGCCGAAACAATTGCAAGTGAAGATCCGGCGGCATTTCTTTTAACACAAGGAACTTCAACAAGACCTGCTACTGGATCACACACAAGTCCGAGCATATTTTTAAGGGTTATGGCAAATGCATCTGCTGATTGCTGTGGAGATCCGCCTGCCATTTCTACAATGGCAGCTGATGCCATCGCTCCTGCAGAGCCCACTTCTGCCTGACAACCGCCGGCTGCTCCAGAAATGAAAGCATTATTGGCCACAACAAAACCAAACGCCCCAGCCGTAAATAAATATCTGATCATTTCTTCACGCGTAGGATTGAGTTGATTCTTAACAGCAAATAGAGTTCCAGGCACACAGCCTGCGCTACCTGCTGTTGGTGTGGCACATATGGTACCCATTGCTGCGTTGACCTCATTAGTACCCATGGCTTTACTAACAGCATCCATCATCAATGGCCCTGATAATGGCGTGCTGTTTTTCATATAGTTTTGGATCTTTACAGCGTCACCACCGGTTAATCCTGTAACAGATTGCACACCTTGTAAACTATCTTCTATTGCTTGTTCCATGACTTGAAGATTTCTTTCCATTTCAGAAATAACGTCTTCCCGAGTTTTTTCTTTCACGTCCATTTCCTGGCGAATCATGACTTCTGAAATATGAATCTCATCTTTTTCAGCCATTTCCACTAATTCTTTAACTGTACGAAACATCAGGGATCCACCTCCATTAACTTGATATTTTGGCAATACTTATAATGTGATCTGCTCGCTGAAGCTCTTGAAGAACTGAATCATCGGCGTTTTGGTCCACTTCAATCACCATCAAGGCGCTTTTGCCTACATCTTTCCGATTTACTTCCATGTGACCGATATTAATCTCATGTTTAGCAAGAATCTGTGTCACTGATGCAATCGCCCCAAAACGATCATCATGCATAATAAGAATAGCGGGATGATTCCCTGAAAGGCGCAGTTCAAAACCGTTTAATTCGGTAATTTCAATCTTACCGCCACCAATGGAGATGCCAACAAGTTCCTGCTGCTGGTCTCCCTTGCCAATGACTATCCGGGCGGTATTTGGGTGAGGAGCCTTTCCTGCATCCTCAATAAACTCGATGTCTAGTCCTTTTTCCTTTGCAATCTCAAGTGACTGACTCATACGTGTATCGTCCGTATCAAAATCAAGCAACCCTCCAGCAATTGCAAAATCTGTCCCATGTCCCTTATACGTCTTAGCAAATGATTCATATAAATACACTTTCGCCCACTCAGGTTGTACGCCAAATAAATTTCGGGCAGCGCGACCAATTCGTGCGGCTCCAGCTGTATGAGAACTGGACGGGCCGATCATAACCGGGCCAATAATATCAAAAACTGAATTAAACTTCATTTACATCACCACCTGAATAAATTCCATCTGTTATTGATTATATCAAACATTTGATCTCAGAACAGTCTTAAGCTTGAAGGCACAGAAAAGCGATGGTTGTACGCCATCGCTCTTAATCAGCCTATTCAACAGAGAAAATAAAAGAATAAATCGGCTGGTTGCCTTTATGGGACTCTACTTCAATTTCGCTGTACGTTTCTTCAACATAAGCTGTAAGCTCGTCCATCTCTTTCTCTGTTGTATCTTCTCCCTGTATAATGGTCAGAATTTCATCATCGTCTGTGATCATCTCACTTAGCAGCTGTTTGACAGTTTCAAGCTTGTCTTGATCAGTCGCTTTAATATTTCCATCCAGGATCCCCATAAAGTGATCTTTTTCAATTGTCATGCCTTCTATTTGCGTATCCCTTACAGCATATGTGATTTGACCGGATTTAACATCGCCGCTTGCTTCCAACATGACTTTTCTATTATCTTCAAGTGTTGATTCAGGATGAAATGCAAGCATTGCTCCGATCCCTTGTGGAATAGACGTGGTTGGAACCACCGCTACATTGGCATCAACCAAGTCACC contains:
- a CDS encoding DUF1128 domain-containing protein, encoding MNLEQPTEENLKYILEDLTERLGVVNRSLMDHEDYDLDKYDELKMMYDMIKQKGQLSAPETQAFISELRSVRKV
- the rnc gene encoding ribonuclease III, producing MNIQQFEERMNIKFKDQSLIKQAFTHSSYVNEHRDAHVADNERLEFLGDAVLELGVSQFLYRENKKMPEGQLTKLRAAIVCEASLVSFAQKLNLGEYILLGKGEEQSGGRNRPALLADAFEAFLGALYLDQGFSVALEVLETHVFPEINTGAFSHVMDYKSQLQEVVQQDKHQTVSYKIIDEKGPSHNREFVTQVMINDNLAGTGTGRSKKESEQRAAKQALDAFQ
- the acpP gene encoding acyl carrier protein → MADVFERVKNIIVEQLDVEESKVKMEASFKDDLEADSLDVVELVMELEDEFDMEIADEEAEKINTVGDAVNYINSTQS
- the fabG gene encoding 3-oxoacyl-[acyl-carrier-protein] reductase, with product MLTGKSALVTGASRGIGRAIALELARQGANVAVNFAGNAEKAQAVVDEIHSLGRSSFKIQADVTNETSVKEMVKAVTTEFGSLDILVNNAGITKDNIIMRMKEADFDSVINTNLKGVFLCTKAVTRQMMKQRSGKIINVASIVGVSGNPGQANYVAAKAGVIGLTKTTAQELASRNIHVNAVAPGFIATDMTDELTEEQRNNILSLIPLNKLGKPEDVANIVRFLASEDADYVTGQTIHIDGGMVM
- the fabD gene encoding ACP S-malonyltransferase encodes the protein MKRAAFLFPGQGSQKVGMGQALYEAYPDVKHIYNEADEMLGYDLSELMFQGPEETLTETEHAQPALLLSSVAAHTILLSEGVQPVMTAGHSLGEYSALVASGALSLQDALPLVKRRGQLMEDAFPNGKGAMAAVLGLEESKVIQVLEGIGEEIVDIANYNCPGQIVISGTKEGIDKASEQLKSQGAKRVMKLNVSGPFHSRLMKQANAAFSEELNDVSIRDAQIPVYANVTAEPVTAQDTIKDLLVKQLYSPVRFEQSVRNMIEQGTDAFVEVGNGKVLSGLVKKIDRSIPTFPIQDVESLNKFLEWYKGRINAYR
- the fapR gene encoding transcription factor FapR, with amino-acid sequence MKLSKPKRQELLIETIEITPFITDEDLARKFQVSIQTIRLDRMELSIPELRERIKTVAKNQWNETVRALPLEEVIGEIVDLELDKRAISILEIKHEHVFSRNNIARGHHLFAQANSLAVAVMNDELALTAKSDLTFMRQVVEGEKVVAKAVVKGQSSKGHTIVHVNSFVAQEPVFSGIFNMFRSNEQKGESSHETGY
- the recG gene encoding ATP-dependent DNA helicase RecG codes for the protein MLNASVQQIKGVGEKLAEDLQMLHIETIEDLLFYFPYRYDVFEVKPISELIHGDKVTIEGTVVYDPSLTFFSRNKSRLMFNVEVEGISIKAVMFNRAFAKKHLNAGDVVTLTGKWDSNRLQITVNTYKKGRYDQDAAIHPIYSIKGDITSNVLKKTIKNALKVYEKEVSELLPASYLQNYKLPVRHEALKTMHFPESRFKLKHARRRFVYEEFLLFQLKMQVYKKMTREAEGGISQVFDKDEVSSFVNTFPFKLTQAQEKVLRHILKDMASPFRMNRLLQGDVGSGKTAVAAISIYATVTAGKQCAFMVPTEILAEQHYLSLMNLFEDRARIVLLTGSVKGKPRKEIETAINAHDVDIVIGTHALIQDNVHFSDLGLVIVDEQHRFGVNQRRTLRDKGMNPDVLFMTATPIPRTLAITAFGDMDVSIIDELPSGRKPVETHWATERQFPRVLSFIEKHVTNGEQAYVVCPLIEESDKLDIQNAVDLHHQMETFFPGNIQVGLLHGRLPTDEKEQMMKDFSANRIQVLVSTTVIEVGVNVPNATIMVIYDAERFGLSQLHQLRGRVGRGNNQSYCILIADPKGEVGKERMRIMTTTTDGFELAEQDLKLRGPGDFFGTKQSGMPEFKVADMVHDYRALETARADASEIIQNNSLETDPNYASLAEEIKRESAFKEKMD
- the sdaAA gene encoding L-serine ammonia-lyase, iron-sulfur-dependent, subunit alpha, encoding MFRTVKELVEMAEKDEIHISEVMIRQEMDVKEKTREDVISEMERNLQVMEQAIEDSLQGVQSVTGLTGGDAVKIQNYMKNSTPLSGPLMMDAVSKAMGTNEVNAAMGTICATPTAGSAGCVPGTLFAVKNQLNPTREEMIRYLFTAGAFGFVVANNAFISGAAGGCQAEVGSAGAMASAAIVEMAGGSPQQSADAFAITLKNMLGLVCDPVAGLVEVPCVKRNAAGSSLAIVSADMALAGVTSTIPCDEVIGAMYKIGKQMPSSLRETGEGGLADTPTGRLLKDKIFGAIG
- the sdaAB gene encoding L-serine ammonia-lyase, iron-sulfur-dependent subunit beta codes for the protein MKFNSVFDIIGPVMIGPSSSHTAGAARIGRAARNLFGVQPEWAKVYLYESFAKTYKGHGTDFAIAGGLLDFDTDDTRMSQSLEIAKEKGLDIEFIEDAGKAPHPNTARIVIGKGDQQQELVGISIGGGKIEITELNGFELRLSGNHPAILIMHDDRFGAIASVTQILAKHEINIGHMEVNRKDVGKSALMVIEVDQNADDSVLQELQRADHIISIAKISS